Part of the Prunus dulcis chromosome 8, ALMONDv2, whole genome shotgun sequence genome is shown below.
attcaCTTGTGGATTCTTCAACCtttgatcttccttctctctcttcctcggtTCCTATAAAAAAATCGGAGTAAATAAACTACACCGAGGGGGTGTTAGCTAAAGGCTAttcgatgcctaagttaggtcgATTGAATCTAGGagaaaaaatatctaaaaaaggTATGAAGATTTTTCTATGTTAAGAACTAGGCGGCTAGAGTCGTGTGTGGTGGTTGAGCCGTGTTAAAAATATgtagagaggagagagagatgtggCCGGCAGCGGTGGTGGCGTCGTCAGctaggagggagagagatggTGTTTTCTCTGGTTTTAGAGGTTCCTTGTAGCCTTGTATTTATAGGCTCCTTGCGTGCTAGGGTTTTGTAAAgaataaacttttatttagaAGGAGTTTATTCTTTTCCCAAATTGTAGAGATTAAGTCCATTAAGGATTTGCTTGTGATCAAATCTCCtaatttgatgatgatatcaccgaattaggataatatcttaattggtgatattatctttttaaataaagataagatccatatatatttttggtgtCAATTATCTTGCTAAATAATTAATTGACCTAAgagatatttctttttgtccacGTGGCGTCTCATGATTGGAGGCTaaaatatttgctcccacagtGATGTTTGTGGGTTCCTAAagcattaaaattttaaaaattatagagGTAATCCAATTCTGCAGACTTGTAtatcaatataattttttttgccacTCAATTTTAGTTGAGAGTGTTCCATCTAGAGAGGCCAAACTAAGGGTTGAAGAAAATTGCACAACTATTGAAGAATATTTAGTATGACAACGTGCAAAGACTATTGTTAAAAATGTAACAACAACGTGCATACGAATGTTGTCAATGATGTGTTCAATAATGTGCAGAAAACGTTATTGTACACTTATTTCACAATATGCGTGAGGTGCATTTAATGGTGTTAACAACGAGCACTGATATCAACGACGACATGCAAAGCGTGTTGTCGGAAGCCCTGGACCTTTTAACAACATCGACGTCAACAACGTGCGCCGCGTGTTGTTAATATCCTTCAACAACACACAATGCACTTTGTTAAATGacttttttcttgtagtgcAAGCATACAAGTTCACCTGGCCCTGGACACGGATAGGTTCGGTTTGGTAGAGAGCTCAACCCATTAACCCTTAAAAGTATATGAAGTTAGTAAGGcctaaaatatcgatggtaTCGAAAATATTGGTagtacaaaaaaaacataaatttcgatggaaatatcaagATATTATCTAtatcaataaaaattgaacaaaaaccacgaaaattggaagaaaaacttggaaatttttattaaaacttTGGAGAAAGTTCATTTAGTCAactatctattagtttatcacaaaaaaattggaaggaaatgcattgcatgatgggtttaactgatttaagttgattatatagcgagccGACAAACACTGTGAATGTAGATTATATGTAGTATTAAACAACCCGAATGGCTATTTAATACCTTGGCAGTTGATGCCAAGGTCAGTGTTCGGCTATAATAATATTAGCTCTTTtcctggaaaaaaaaagaaaaaaagaaaaagaaaaaatgtagtaattaatgaaagaagattaaacacaccataatcatttatatataattatttactacaatattttacgcTTTATACAATACATGaatgacttagtaccacatagaaaCATAAGCAAGATGGTGGTTAAGGTATTGGAGGAGTGAAATGGTAGGGGTTCGAATCCCCTTTGCATGTGTGCtttgtgcgtgtgtgtgtgtgttttttttttctttccttttttccattACATCGATATTATagcgatattttgacaaaatattgctgaagtgtgagtgaaattatcgacatcgatattttccgatattatcgtcaatattattgatatttattCGATATGTGTATAGATATGTTCTGAAATATCCGTAACTcgaaaaaatgataatatcctcgatattttgtcgatattatcgatattttagactacACAATAGACAAGGAAGTTTAGTAAAGCTGACTTCAGGTGATTTCAACAGTAAGGTTCAAAGATGTGTTCCTTGGAGTGCAAGGCTGATGGTATCTTAAGATGACTCCAAATTGCATAGTATTGATGCTTTGTACAAATGGATGTTGCCAAATCTTAGTATATTTTCAGTTGCAGCCGCCTCCTCTAGATAGActttgtaacatcccacatcgaccaacggaaaggaggtgatgtgccttatatgtacatgcccgcctccatctagcacgatgccttttgggagctcactggctttggagtTATgagaactccaaagttaagttAGTTGAGGGCTAGAGCAATCTCAGGATGGATGAATcattgggaagttgctcgtgagctcctataaacaaaaccgtgagggcagagatgggggcccaaagcggacaatatcgtgctacgatggagccgatcccgggatgcgacaatttggtatcagagccactatGCCGTGTGGTGTGAGTGTGCCGAAaaggacgtcgggcccttaaggggggtggattgtaacatcccacatcgaccaacggagaggggatgatgtgccttatatgtacatgcctgcctccatctagcaagaggccttttgggagctcattggcttcggagtcatgggaactccgaagttaagcgagttgagGGCTAGAGCAATTTCAGGATGAGTGActcactgggaagttgctcgtgagttcccataaacaaaaccgtgagggcagataGGGTGGCCCAAAGCTgacaatattgtgctacggTGGAGCCGATCACGGAATGTGATAGACTTGACGATGACCTTGAGTATTTGATTGTTCTCAAATTGATTTGAGTGAATCACATAAACACATGTTGATCTAATTTTAGACATTAACCACTCTCTTATTGCATGACAAAGATAATTATTGGCactttcaaacttgttttACCTGATATAAACATGGAAATTTTGCTAAAGTGATATGATATGAAACTTATGCTTAAAAATtgcttattaatttttttttatgtgccCTGTGGATGAATTATTGGGGATTTAACAAAGGCAAATCTGATGTGACACGGTGTTAGCAAACATGTGTTGGGCCCGCCCTAACGTGTTCACCTTGCCTTCTTAGTTTACATTAGGCTCAAGATATGCAATCAATAGATGGTGAGAGTGTTATATATAGACCATAAATGTGGACTTTTATATTAGCCACAAAATTCATCTGAATAGTAACTTCACTTAAGTTTAAAGAAACGATCACGTGGCTAATATGAAGACCCACATGAGGAGTGCATATATGTAATATTCAATACTTATCATTTCTCTACTCACATTTCTCTACTCATGGCCTTTCTTTTGACTTTTTCAACCGGAAAATACCAACTCAGTGTCGTTTAGCTTTGCTTATTTGGAGTCATAAGTTATTATTTTGACATTTTTGAAATCCCAACTCGTTTGGTAAAAGGTTTAAAAATCACTTTTGTGGAATAACTTATCCAAATGAAAAGCACAATGAAtcggggaaaaaaaaataaaaaaatttctttcttaTGACCACGGTTGAAAATTATAATTCCCTCAAAATTTGAGAATTCACTTGGCTTTAGTCTCTATAGCTCTCAAGTAGTATTGATGTGGGTtgtaaacaagaaaaatgaataaatctCAAGAATTGGTTGGACATAAGAAAGTTCAAGAATTGAAGCAAGAACCTCTTTCACGTTTCTAAACATCTGAGAGTTGAACCTCagattttggtttttcatCCTCCTCATCCCAGTTGGTGGTCTTGTAGTAGGTGGCATATAGGATGAGCTGCACCAACCCGGAAATTGATCCCAAACCATTGGGAACCTACCaaaatttttcaaagaaaaatgattattcactcttcttttttaaaataaaaataattaaataaacgtacttgaaacaacaaaaatgtatAGAGAATTACCAAAATGTAGGGATCAAATTTGATGAGTGCATAGATGAGCCAGACAATTCCGTTGCAGAAGTTAGCAAGAGAGAGGGTAAACGGCATATATTTCACACTTTTTGTCTTGATGACCATTTTCTGCCACCCAAAAAGTAAGATATATAAAGCCTTGGTGAATGATTTTCAACCCTTTGACGATGATTCATCCAAAGGTTCAAAATGTGTGTCAATTTATGTGGATTTTTGTGTGTCCCCTGATCCCGACTCAAAAATATTTAAGACATGCAATATCTTTgcaacataaaaatatatggaaATGACTTATTTCCACATACCATGATTGTCAAGGGTGAGGCATACATAATGATGTTGAAGACAATGCACAAGATGCCAATTATCATAGACCGGCCCTTAGTGGTATGGAGAAAGTGCAGGGTGACGAAAACCACAACAGCAAAGAAGATAACTTCAACCAGAAGAGCAATAAGAATCCTTCGCTTTGCATTGGAAGAGTATGTTAAGAAGATGGCAATGCAGATGAGTTTGATAACGAATCCACAGCCGTTGATTGTAACGACAAGAACGCTATCAGGATGGACGAAGGGCATGCCATAGAAAGACCACATAGCACAATTGAGCAATGTTGCTACATAAGGATCTGCCTTGAATTCTCCTACTGATTTTTGCttgattattttcaaaaatgtTGTGCTG
Proteins encoded:
- the LOC117638244 gene encoding bidirectional sugar transporter SWEET5-like, encoding MVNLEAIRIIVGIIGNVISFFLFTSPFTTFLKIIKQKSVGEFKADPYVATLLNCAMWSFYGMPFVHPDSVLVVTINGCGFVIKLICIAIFLTYSSNAKRRILIALLVEVIFFAVVVFVTLHFLHTTKGRSMIIGILCIVFNIIMYASPLTIMKMVIKTKSVKYMPFTLSLANFCNGIVWLIYALIKFDPYILVPNGLGSISGLVQLILYATYYKTTNWDEEDEKPKSEVQLSDV